The DNA segment AATAATCGCTCATCTTAAGAGATTATGAGGAAAATTACCGAATCTTCTTTTGATGAACATCGGTACGGAGTGAAAGAAATGGATCCATGCCCTGAGATAGTGCTTTTTAACATAGATATTCTCGTTGCGCATGACCAGGAGACCGAATATCGCCAGGATTGTTTCTCGATAACGATCATGGTTATTTGTGCGCAGAGTTTCCCGCCATAGCGTTATAACCCTTTCGTTTTCAGGAATATCGAGAATGGTTTCTACGGAAAAAAGAGACTTCGTTCCCAGTACGCTGAATATTTCATGTGCATCCGGGTTGCCGATGGTGAGGTACTTGCCTTTGTAGGTGCAAAATATTCTTGGAAAAGGATCGTTCCCCGTTCGATCCTCTATAAAAAACGGAAGGTTAATGCGGCGCTCATCCAATTCTTTCTTTAAGCGCTTAATTTGTTTCTTCCCGTAATAATCGACGACGAAATGCTTGGGATGCGGGACAATGATTATCATCTCTCGCTTGTGCGAAATGTAATCCAGGAGCTCTCCTTCGGTAAGATTCGCGAAAATTTCTTTATTGGGCAGAATCCGATGATGAAGTTTTTCGATACTGGCCTTCAAGTCGTCATGATCTCCAAAAGTCAGCAATTCCCTTCTTGTCACCAGCTTCAATATGCCGTCGGCTAGCCCCTTTTTTATTTTCCACTGAATGCCCGGGACGACAAGTACCTTTTTTGTGGAAAAACTCATTGCCTGGTCTATCAATAACGGAACTACATTGTGGTCCGATATCCCCAAAATCGCATATTCATTTTCCTTTAATATTTTTTCTAAATATGCCACATACTCCTGAACGGTAGTCGAGCTGTCATGAGATCTATCCGAGTGAACATGAAAAAGAAAAAAGAGACGCTGATTCATGAAATAATTCTATCATGGTCTCATAAATATGTTTATGTTTGTCAACTGCGCTGACTCATGCGGGCGATTTAGGACGGTGCGGGAAAATTCTTGATGACCACAATGGATTTATTCAAAATAAAAAGTGCCGGTATTGGTGGCACTCACAGGCGTCCGTAGCGTCTGTAGATAGCATTTCGAGGGATACCGAAGAATGGGGTTGCGCCAGGCTTTAGTGTCACGGGGATCTCGTTTCGAATAACCCCGAACGTGTGTCCTTCGAATTTGTAGACCACAGTTCCGGCCCGAAGGTCTTTCTTTAAGCCGGATTCTTCTTTGGCGACTTTACGCAAAAGAACTAGTTTTTCCGCCACGGGATTTCTCCTCTCGATGAATTTTTTAGGATTTCAATTTTATTTTTAGAATAGCAGACATTGTAAGTCCCGTAAAGCTCCCTGTAGATATTTTTTTCGAGCAGGGGAATGGAATAGAACAAAATGGGAACCTTTTTAACGCCCTTTCTCTAAAAAGTTTTTACCCCGTCCAGCGCTAGCAGCCGGACGGGGTTTTTGTTTTTATTATACTCCTCCTTCTAAAATTTGTCAAGGTCTTAAGGTGCCGGATTTAAACTCGAATATAAATTATAGATTGCCATATTTAGAGCATGGATGCGGGTGTTCGCGTAAAGCGCCAGGGCAAAAAGATTTCTAGGCCGACAAGAATCAGGAACGATCCGAGCGCGCCCCAAAAACCCGCATATCGCATAGTATGTGCAAGACCGTTGCCCTTCTTGAGGATTTCAATATCGGTAACATAGACGACTTCACAGGCGCCATTGCCGGTGTCGGTGCGCGTAGTGCTGGTGTTTCTTGTGTAGAGCGTCTGGCCGCCTTTCATCTGTACGCGATAGTCTGCCAGGTACCCTTGCACGCGAACCTGGTCCCCGATGATTACGTTTCGTATGCGGTGGGCGACGTTCTCATCGGCAGGAATAAGATGGTTATTGGACCCCGAAAGACCGCTAAATGGAGGGGAGAAATCCTGTTCCCAGCGCCCAAAACAAGTAAACTCTCCGCTCGAGAACTTCACTTTTTTGTACGCCCCGCTTTTGATATTATCACCCCATACGACGCAAATATCTTTCATATTCCCCGGATCGTTCTTATGCGTAAAATCAAAAATATTGTCGGCATCGTACAGCGATACTACCAATCCATAGAGCTCATAGCTGTAGTGCGGCATGAGCGTGTAGGCATATCCTTTGATATCAATCTTGTTCGGCTCCACGACAACCGCCTCCTGTTTTGGCTCGTTCTCAAGCACCGCCGGAAGAATCTCGGCAGTACTGGGAAGGGCGGGTTTATAAAAGAAAGAGCCTGCGTAAGCAAGGAGCGAGATGTAAAGCATGCCTTTAAATGCCCGCGTGAGAAATTTCATTTAGAGATTTGTTGTGAACTGCGCAGCGTCCGGATCGCAATTGCACCGTCTATAAGATACACCACCAACAACCCATTCACGGCCAGGTTCCCTCCGGACAGCATCTCTGGTGTCGTGAGAAACACATATATCTTATTTCCGACAAGATACGCAATGAGCGCAATGGCGCTTGCAAGGTTCCGCCTGTATATGCCGTAGGCAAGCGCAAGAATAATAAACGCATCAACGGCCGCATAGGATTCGATATATCCCGTCACAACAGCTCCGAGCATGACAAGCCCGGCAAGCACCGCGGCAATGAATGCATTTCTGACTTTCTTCTCAAGCTTTCTCTGATTCACCTGGTCTAGGGCAGATGTGTCGCTTTCCCCGCCCGTCAACGTCGGCGCGCGGCTTGCAAGGCGTACCCCGAAATCTGCATGCTCTTGGGTGAGTTGAGGCGAAAGCGGGCTCGGTGCTGAAAATGTCGCCGGGGGCTCTGGTGCCAAAGTCTGAAGAAAAGGGTCTACCATCTTGCCGCAACTCCAACATTCCTCGCCCGCCCGCTTGATAACTACTCCGCAGTTGTTGCAATTCATATTTGTTTAGGCCCCACTATTTAATATTTATGATATCAATACTCCTCGAACGCACTCACCTATCACAAGTTGGCTTCCACGGACGGCTATTCGAGCGGGATTCCTGTCAGGTATGAATCTCTGTCGAAGCTATTAATCTCGTATACGGCGTCCCAATCATACCCAAGCCTCACAAAAGCTTCTGCCGTTTTAATCCATCGCTTTTCTCCAATATCTCCGCTTGGATACAGCCTGTACACCTTGGGGTCTTGCGCAACCGTTGCCCGTACAAGATCGGAGATTGCAAATGTATCCACCGCTGTCCGTGTCACCGTGATGACATTTTCCCAACGAAGATGCCCGTAACTATTAAATACTTTTGGGCTCAAGATAAGACGTTTGAATTGTTTGCCATTTTTATACTTCACGATATATACGTCTATATCCCCGGCCGCTCGTATCAATGCACCTTCCGTAATAGCGGGAGAACTGCTTGTCCAAAGGGGGTGGGCCGCAATAAATGCCCGCGTTGCGCTCCCGTAGTGTCCGTCCGGCGGAGAGATGCCCGCCGCCACCTGAAATTCCACGAGAGCCGCTTTCGTTATCACGCCAAAATAACCGGTCGCACCCGCGTCGGCAAGGCGCAAGGCGGCAACACCCGAATCAGCTTGTATCAAATATTTCTGGAGCGCCACGACCGCGGCGCCCGATGAGCCAATATCCAAATCGCTTATAGGAAGAGAGCCTCCCACACTTCCCGTCGTCGGTATGAACGCGAGAGCGTCCATAATAAGCAGGGGCAACGTAATATTGCCGGCGATGGCGCTGATAAATACGCCACGGAAGTTCGTCACAAGAAACCGCGACAGTGCAATACTGTCGGAAGTTTGCGCGAGAATTACGGAGAGATACCCTATTTTTTCTTGAAGCGAGAATTCTCCCGTCAGGCGCGGGAACGGGTCCACCGGCGTGCCGGAGCTGTTGTGTATCTCAAAGTGGAGATGCGCCGGTCCGCCCGAAGCGTTGCCGGTATTGCCTACATAGCCGATAAGAGACCCTTGAGCGAGTACCAGTCCGGAAACCACGCCCTCCCCGATGCGATCGAGATGATAATAAACAAATGTCTCGCCTCCGGGATTTGCCGTGTACACCGCGATTCCCTCGCTTGCGCCCGCATTCGTGCTTGTGTGCGTAACGACGGCATTGGTCGGCGAAATAATGGGCGTACCCTTAACGGCCATGATGTCTTCGCCTTCGTGCGTGCGTGCGCCGCCGTCACGCGGGTCACCAAAGTTCGGCTCGATGTCTTGGACCCCCACGCCAAAAAGTACCGGCATCATCACAACGGTACTGGCCGTGTCGCCTAACGCGCTGATTTTTTGCTGTAAACCGCCCGACTGCTCCCGATATTCCCGTATTCTTCGCTGGCGATCGCCTAAGGGCTCGCTTGAACCATCATACTGCAACCATGTTTTTGAAGTGGTCGCGGTATAGCTTGATGAA comes from the bacterium genome and includes:
- a CDS encoding peptidoglycan DD-metalloendopeptidase family protein; the protein is MRVPLNGKFLKHAACYAVVILLFAFAVLPAVTAARTRRSSSYTATTSKTWLQYDGSSEPLGDRQRRIREYREQSGGLQQKISALGDTASTVVMMPVLFGVGVQDIEPNFGDPRDGGARTHEGEDIMAVKGTPIISPTNAVVTHTSTNAGASEGIAVYTANPGGETFVYYHLDRIGEGVVSGLVLAQGSLIGYVGNTGNASGGPAHLHFEIHNSSGTPVDPFPRLTGEFSLQEKIGYLSVILAQTSDSIALSRFLVTNFRGVFISAIAGNITLPLLIMDALAFIPTTGSVGGSLPISDLDIGSSGAAVVALQKYLIQADSGVAALRLADAGATGYFGVITKAALVEFQVAAGISPPDGHYGSATRAFIAAHPLWTSSSPAITEGALIRAAGDIDVYIVKYKNGKQFKRLILSPKVFNSYGHLRWENVITVTRTAVDTFAISDLVRATVAQDPKVYRLYPSGDIGEKRWIKTAEAFVRLGYDWDAVYEINSFDRDSYLTGIPLE